A genomic window from Natronorubrum aibiense includes:
- a CDS encoding CoA-transferase subunit beta encodes MTYSNNELMVVTAARELTDDDSVLVGIGMPNLACNVAKRTHAPGLRMMYESGTIGSNPESPPLSIGDPGLASGALSIEPMANGFNYYLQANRLDVGFLGGAQIDKYGNINSTVIGDYDDPIVRLPGSGGACEIACHVDRTLVVTPHSERRFPEEVDFITSPGFVGGREGRKELGLEGGPEAIITDLAVCRFDEHGEMYVDSLHPGTTREEVREKTGWDIDFADDVQTTPEPTDEELRIIREDLDPDGQYTGQSE; translated from the coding sequence ATGACCTACTCGAACAACGAACTGATGGTCGTAACGGCGGCACGAGAACTCACCGACGACGACTCGGTCCTCGTCGGCATCGGGATGCCGAATCTCGCCTGTAACGTGGCGAAGCGGACGCACGCACCCGGTTTGCGAATGATGTACGAGTCGGGGACGATCGGCTCGAATCCGGAGTCGCCCCCGCTTTCGATCGGCGATCCGGGGCTGGCATCCGGAGCGCTCTCGATCGAACCGATGGCGAACGGCTTCAACTACTACCTGCAGGCCAACCGCCTCGACGTCGGCTTCCTCGGCGGGGCACAGATCGACAAGTACGGCAACATCAACTCGACGGTGATCGGCGACTACGACGATCCGATCGTCCGCTTGCCGGGCAGCGGCGGCGCATGTGAAATCGCGTGTCACGTCGACCGAACGCTGGTCGTCACCCCTCACTCCGAGCGCCGGTTCCCCGAGGAGGTCGACTTCATTACCAGCCCCGGCTTCGTCGGCGGTCGCGAAGGACGGAAAGAACTCGGCCTCGAGGGCGGCCCCGAGGCGATCATCACCGATCTGGCCGTCTGCCGGTTCGACGAACACGGCGAGATGTACGTCGACTCGCTCCACCCGGGGACGACCCGCGAGGAGGTCCGCGAGAAGACCGGCTGGGACATCGACTTCGCCGACGACGTGCAGACGACGCCCGAACCCACCGACGAGGAACTGCGAATCATTCGCGAAGATCTCGATCCCGACGGACAGTACACGGGCCAAAGCGAATAA
- a CDS encoding zinc-dependent alcohol dehydrogenase gives MSENDPATGTMRALIKARPERGMTLERRPIPEPGPGEVRLRVESVGIDGGAEALIYDWHESKHHYADTLPQLFGHECAGVIDRVHPTVDRHQPGERVAVEPVVGCGACRHCHTGSFAICPDRRLIGLDADSDGALAEYVVVPEATLYPIGDLEPDVGVFLELLALGVHALEQSTFELGDRVAIAGPGAVGIGMLVAVAAAGASSITVIGTDADIDDRFPLATELGATTTVTAEDGLEDGAEFDVFFEASGSPGALSMATDAIRPGGELVQIGLFHGHETVPVDLTRLTRRGVSITTVYGRRASSWDRAIAVADGLDLSPAIGPSFALEEYEAAFEAAENRAGIKITLHP, from the coding sequence GTGAGCGAGAACGATCCTGCAACGGGGACGATGCGCGCGCTGATCAAAGCACGACCGGAACGGGGCATGACGCTCGAGCGCCGTCCGATTCCGGAACCGGGACCGGGCGAAGTCCGGCTTCGCGTCGAATCGGTCGGTATCGACGGCGGTGCGGAGGCGCTGATTTATGACTGGCACGAGAGCAAACACCACTACGCGGACACACTCCCGCAACTGTTCGGCCACGAGTGTGCTGGCGTGATCGACCGCGTCCATCCGACCGTCGACCGGCATCAACCGGGTGAACGCGTCGCGGTCGAGCCGGTGGTCGGCTGCGGCGCGTGTCGCCACTGCCACACCGGCTCGTTCGCCATCTGTCCGGACCGGCGACTCATCGGTCTCGACGCCGATAGCGACGGCGCGCTCGCCGAGTACGTGGTCGTCCCCGAAGCAACGCTGTACCCGATCGGCGACCTCGAGCCCGATGTCGGCGTCTTTCTCGAACTGCTTGCGCTCGGCGTCCACGCCCTCGAGCAGTCGACGTTCGAACTCGGCGATCGAGTCGCGATCGCCGGCCCGGGTGCGGTCGGAATTGGGATGCTGGTCGCCGTCGCCGCGGCGGGTGCCAGTTCGATCACCGTCATCGGGACTGACGCCGACATCGACGACCGCTTCCCGCTGGCAACGGAACTCGGTGCGACGACGACGGTCACCGCTGAAGACGGCCTTGAGGACGGTGCCGAGTTCGATGTCTTCTTCGAAGCGTCGGGAAGTCCGGGTGCCCTGTCGATGGCGACGGACGCGATTCGGCCCGGCGGCGAACTCGTCCAGATCGGCCTCTTTCACGGCCACGAAACGGTTCCCGTCGATCTCACTCGACTCACTCGCCGAGGCGTGTCGATCACGACCGTCTACGGTCGTCGGGCCTCGAGTTGGGACCGCGCGATCGCGGTCGCGGACGGACTCGATCTGTCGCCGGCGATCGGGCCGTCGTTCGCACTCGAGGAGTACGAGGCGGCGTTCGAGGCGGCCGAAAACCGGGCGGGGATCAAAATCACGCTCCACCCGTAG
- a CDS encoding acyl-CoA dehydrogenase family protein, with protein MIPTTAFELTEAHEEHRATVREFCEQEVEPHVEEYESSGTFPMEVVDRVADAGFHGVQYGTEYDGLGLDYRSYAITIEELSRSWKLLAGAASVAASLVGYPIHEFGEEWQREEWLGNICSGEWLPALSLTEPEAGSDAGSLETTARRDGDEYILSGEKVWTTNGSVADFLVVGVRTADEDDAAHEGVSLIGVPNPADRDGLEFVRDIPCMEGEASIETELRFDDVRVPAENIIGERGRGLRYVLEGLDIGRIGTAAQGVGVAQGAFEESVAFADDREQFGQPIREFQGVSFKLADMAIEIEASRLLTLSAAAKRDRGERVTSEAAMAKTKATDVAMDVTTEAVQIHGSRGYSKDYPVERRMRVAKGMQIYEGTNEINRLVVANRLYD; from the coding sequence ATGATACCAACGACAGCATTCGAACTCACCGAGGCCCACGAGGAGCACCGAGCGACGGTTCGGGAGTTCTGTGAACAGGAAGTCGAACCGCACGTCGAGGAGTACGAATCGTCCGGCACCTTCCCGATGGAGGTCGTCGACCGGGTCGCCGACGCCGGCTTCCACGGGGTCCAGTATGGAACCGAGTACGACGGCCTCGGGCTGGATTACCGCTCTTACGCGATCACGATCGAGGAACTCTCCCGCAGCTGGAAGCTCCTCGCCGGAGCCGCTTCGGTCGCCGCCAGCCTTGTCGGCTATCCGATCCACGAGTTCGGCGAAGAGTGGCAACGCGAGGAGTGGCTCGGCAATATCTGCTCGGGCGAGTGGCTCCCCGCGCTCTCGCTGACCGAACCCGAGGCCGGCAGCGATGCGGGCTCGCTCGAGACGACAGCAAGGCGAGACGGTGACGAGTACATCTTGAGCGGCGAGAAAGTGTGGACGACCAACGGCAGCGTCGCTGATTTCCTCGTCGTCGGCGTTCGGACGGCCGACGAAGACGACGCGGCCCACGAGGGCGTCAGCCTGATCGGCGTCCCGAACCCGGCCGACCGAGACGGCCTCGAATTCGTCCGCGACATCCCGTGTATGGAAGGCGAGGCATCGATCGAGACGGAACTCCGGTTCGACGACGTTCGCGTCCCCGCCGAGAACATCATCGGCGAACGGGGACGCGGGCTCCGATACGTGCTCGAGGGGTTGGATATCGGTCGCATCGGGACAGCCGCACAGGGCGTCGGCGTGGCACAGGGGGCGTTCGAGGAGAGCGTGGCGTTCGCCGACGACCGCGAGCAGTTCGGCCAGCCGATCCGCGAGTTCCAAGGCGTGTCGTTCAAACTCGCGGACATGGCGATCGAGATCGAAGCCTCGCGGCTGCTTACCCTCTCGGCGGCGGCGAAACGGGATCGCGGCGAGCGCGTCACCTCCGAGGCAGCGATGGCGAAGACGAAGGCGACGGACGTCGCGATGGACGTGACGACCGAAGCCGTCCAGATCCACGGTTCCCGCGGCTACTCGAAGGATTACCCGGTCGAACGGCGCATGCGCGTCGCGAAAGGGATGCAGATCTACGAGGGAACGAACGAAATCAATCGGCTCGTGGTGGCCAACCGCCTGTACGACTAA
- a CDS encoding cyclase family protein: protein MSQLIDLTAEITEEMANHPNHGRSPLFLSGTRMNHEQAEDTWRGKGVDDLSLVNGFVYIAEHNGTHIDAPFHLHPDGKTIDELELEECHGPAVWLDVSEAGPKGAIGPDLLEGAAADAGVEVEPGDSVLLYTGWDDYLPEDEETYLGDHPGLSEAGAEWLYERDVSVVGIDCGNVDIAGDVSMPAHRVLLREGAPDSYTLIVENLRNVDAIPSHRFVFSATPLPLHGATASPIRAFAIVED from the coding sequence GTGTCTCAACTGATCGACCTGACTGCCGAGATCACCGAAGAGATGGCGAACCACCCCAATCACGGCCGAAGTCCGCTGTTTCTGTCGGGCACTCGCATGAACCACGAGCAGGCCGAAGACACCTGGCGCGGCAAGGGGGTCGACGATCTCTCGCTGGTCAACGGCTTCGTCTACATCGCCGAACACAACGGCACGCACATCGACGCGCCGTTTCATCTCCACCCCGACGGGAAAACAATCGACGAACTCGAGCTCGAGGAGTGTCATGGCCCGGCCGTCTGGCTCGACGTCTCCGAGGCCGGCCCGAAAGGTGCGATCGGACCCGACCTGCTCGAGGGGGCGGCGGCCGACGCCGGCGTCGAGGTCGAACCCGGCGATTCAGTGCTGCTGTATACCGGCTGGGACGACTATCTGCCTGAGGACGAGGAGACGTATCTGGGAGACCATCCTGGCCTCTCGGAAGCGGGCGCAGAGTGGCTTTACGAACGTGACGTGAGCGTCGTCGGGATCGACTGCGGTAACGTCGACATCGCCGGCGACGTCTCGATGCCCGCCCACCGCGTGCTCCTTCGGGAGGGCGCGCCCGATTCCTACACGCTCATCGTCGAAAACCTCCGGAACGTCGACGCCATTCCGTCCCACCGCTTCGTCTTCAGTGCGACGCCGCTGCCACTGCACGGCGCAACCGCGAGTCCGATCCGTGCGTTTGCAATCGTCGAGGACTGA
- a CDS encoding SDR family NAD(P)-dependent oxidoreductase, which produces MPTALVTGASRGIGRAIARRFAADGYDVAVNYRSSEAAALEVVDSIEDETDGAAIAVQADIGDDDAVEACVETTVDAFGSLDHVVNNAGINQHRYTPDLSPDDFRRVMNVNVAGTFAVTKAALPHLEESTVAECPSVINLSSRLAHAGADYEPHYASSKVGIIGLTKSHALEFGPTIRVNAIAPGYIETDMTDATTSEEEKEQKRQEVIPVGRLGKPEDIGQAAAYLRDASFVTGETLNVNGGQRMQ; this is translated from the coding sequence ATGCCCACAGCACTAGTCACGGGAGCGTCTCGAGGCATCGGTCGCGCCATCGCCCGTCGCTTCGCCGCGGACGGCTACGACGTCGCAGTCAACTACCGGAGCAGCGAAGCGGCAGCGCTCGAGGTCGTCGACTCGATCGAGGACGAGACCGACGGGGCCGCGATCGCGGTGCAGGCGGATATCGGCGACGACGACGCGGTCGAGGCGTGTGTCGAGACGACCGTCGACGCGTTCGGCTCGCTCGACCACGTGGTGAACAACGCCGGCATCAACCAACACCGGTACACGCCCGACCTCTCACCCGACGATTTCAGGCGGGTGATGAACGTCAACGTTGCCGGGACGTTCGCGGTGACGAAAGCCGCACTCCCCCACCTCGAGGAATCGACCGTCGCCGAATGCCCGTCGGTCATCAACCTCTCCTCGCGGCTCGCCCACGCCGGCGCGGATTACGAACCACATTACGCGTCGTCGAAGGTCGGGATCATCGGCCTCACGAAGAGTCACGCACTCGAGTTCGGGCCGACGATCCGCGTCAACGCCATCGCGCCGGGCTACATCGAGACGGACATGACCGACGCGACGACCTCGGAAGAAGAGAAGGAACAAAAACGGCAGGAGGTGATTCCGGTCGGACGGTTGGGGAAGCCCGAAGACATCGGACAGGCTGCCGCGTACCTTCGGGATGCCTCGTTCGTCACCGGCGAAACGCTGAACGTCAACGGCGGCCAGCGAATGCAGTAA
- a CDS encoding CoA transferase subunit A — protein sequence MTNVTTMTDAISNGVSDGDKVYLAGFTHLIPFAAGHEMIRQELRDLDLVRATPDLIYDQLIAAGCASKVTFSWAGNPGVGSLPAFRRAAEEGVPTEIELEEYTHFGMIAALQAGASNLPFAPLRGFIGSDLPEHNENIARIESPFDDDYVYAVAPIEPDVTVVRAQRADENGNAHLWGIQGEQKIAALAADTVILTVEELCSEETIRSDPNRTMITSDDVDYVVEDSYGSHPSYAQGYYGRDNEAYIEWADIASDVDRVEAWLDEWVYSVADRREYVRKLGVDQLLDLEPESAYATPVDMGRYRS from the coding sequence ATGACGAATGTTACGACGATGACGGACGCCATCTCTAACGGCGTCTCTGACGGCGACAAAGTGTATCTCGCGGGGTTTACCCACCTCATTCCGTTCGCTGCGGGCCACGAGATGATCAGACAGGAACTGCGTGACCTCGACCTCGTCAGGGCGACGCCCGACCTGATCTACGACCAATTGATTGCCGCCGGCTGTGCGAGCAAGGTGACCTTCTCGTGGGCCGGCAACCCGGGCGTCGGCAGTTTGCCGGCGTTTCGACGTGCCGCCGAAGAGGGAGTGCCGACCGAGATCGAACTCGAGGAGTACACCCACTTCGGGATGATCGCAGCCCTCCAGGCGGGGGCCTCGAATCTGCCGTTCGCACCGCTGCGCGGGTTCATCGGTTCTGATCTGCCCGAGCACAACGAGAACATCGCGCGGATCGAGAGCCCGTTCGACGACGATTATGTCTATGCAGTCGCCCCGATCGAACCGGACGTCACCGTCGTCCGTGCCCAGCGAGCCGACGAGAACGGCAACGCCCACCTCTGGGGCATTCAGGGCGAACAGAAGATCGCCGCGCTCGCCGCTGACACGGTGATCCTGACGGTCGAGGAGCTGTGTTCCGAGGAGACGATCCGAAGCGACCCGAACCGGACGATGATCACGAGCGACGACGTCGACTACGTCGTCGAAGACTCCTACGGTTCTCACCCCTCCTACGCGCAGGGCTACTACGGCCGCGACAACGAGGCGTACATCGAGTGGGCCGACATCGCAAGCGATGTCGACCGCGTCGAAGCGTGGCTCGACGAGTGGGTGTACAGCGTCGCGGACAGACGCGAGTACGTCCGCAAACTCGGCGTCGATCAGTTGCTCGATCTCGAGCCAGAGAGCGCCTACGCCACGCCCGTCGACATGGGGAGGTACCGATCGTGA
- a CDS encoding class I adenylate-forming enzyme family protein: MTQPTTADLLGQTAARFPDRPALRDPARDETIAFAQLDERARTLATGLLEAGLEPGDHLSALLTDSIEFVELLFAAAHAGLVFNPISYRVPPKRLAYVLEHAESIGLVVDEDCLDTVRALEAEELPDLLVGVGTDAEPVTVPYEQFEDDTGTDRTADLEVDVDESDPAMLLYTSGTTGQPKGVLHSHRNVVTAALVSLPYNRLRPTDVNVALGPLYHVGPLLCNVLPALNAGACNVIQHGFDPATTLERIDSEGITTMWAVPTHVRALVDEPSIEERAVEGVRMIQYSGAAMPAAVATRAREHVSDCDFVNAYGTTEITFGTLIHPEFHDEKLGSIGQAAPNAAVRIVDAEAPVPDAVVDTDEVGELLVKAATCMLEYWKDPEATDEAIVDGWYRTGDLGRRDADGFLYFVDRKDDMIVSGGENIYPAEVEELLHSHPEVRSGAVVGVPDDEWGEVVTAFVVPADEDLSNDDLEEFFVASDALESFKRPRQYVFKEALPKTSSDKIDRRALLESTTE, encoded by the coding sequence GTGACACAGCCAACCACTGCTGATCTTCTCGGACAGACGGCGGCTCGGTTTCCGGACAGACCTGCGCTCCGGGACCCAGCACGCGACGAAACGATCGCCTTCGCACAACTGGACGAGCGCGCACGGACCCTCGCGACCGGACTGCTCGAGGCCGGCCTCGAGCCCGGCGATCACCTCTCAGCGCTGTTGACCGATTCGATCGAGTTCGTCGAACTCCTCTTTGCGGCGGCCCACGCCGGCCTCGTGTTCAACCCGATCAGTTACCGGGTCCCGCCGAAACGGCTCGCGTACGTGCTCGAGCACGCCGAATCGATCGGCCTCGTCGTCGACGAAGACTGTCTGGACACCGTTCGGGCGCTCGAGGCCGAAGAGTTACCGGATCTGCTCGTGGGCGTCGGGACCGACGCCGAACCGGTCACGGTGCCGTACGAGCAGTTCGAGGACGACACCGGGACCGACCGGACTGCCGACCTCGAGGTCGACGTCGACGAATCCGACCCGGCAATGCTCCTCTACACCTCGGGGACGACGGGACAGCCCAAAGGTGTCCTCCACTCTCATCGGAACGTCGTCACCGCCGCGCTCGTCTCACTGCCGTACAATCGCCTTCGGCCAACCGATGTGAACGTCGCACTCGGCCCACTCTATCACGTCGGGCCGCTGCTCTGTAACGTCCTGCCAGCGCTGAACGCGGGCGCGTGTAACGTCATCCAGCACGGGTTCGATCCGGCGACGACGCTCGAGCGGATCGATTCGGAGGGGATCACGACCATGTGGGCCGTCCCGACGCACGTGCGGGCGCTGGTCGACGAACCGTCGATCGAGGAACGAGCCGTCGAGGGCGTGCGGATGATCCAGTACTCCGGTGCGGCGATGCCTGCCGCGGTCGCGACACGCGCACGTGAGCACGTCTCGGACTGCGATTTCGTCAACGCCTATGGCACGACGGAGATCACCTTCGGGACGCTGATCCATCCGGAGTTCCACGACGAGAAACTGGGCAGCATCGGGCAGGCCGCGCCCAACGCGGCCGTCCGCATCGTCGACGCCGAGGCCCCCGTTCCGGACGCCGTCGTCGACACCGACGAGGTGGGCGAACTGCTCGTCAAGGCCGCCACGTGCATGCTCGAGTACTGGAAGGACCCGGAGGCGACTGACGAGGCGATCGTCGACGGCTGGTATCGAACTGGCGACCTCGGACGGCGCGACGCGGACGGCTTCCTCTACTTCGTCGACCGGAAAGACGACATGATCGTCAGCGGCGGCGAGAACATCTATCCAGCGGAAGTCGAGGAACTTCTCCACAGTCATCCGGAGGTCCGTTCGGGGGCGGTCGTCGGCGTCCCCGACGACGAGTGGGGGGAGGTCGTCACGGCGTTCGTCGTTCCGGCCGACGAGGACCTCTCGAACGATGATCTTGAGGAGTTTTTCGTCGCGTCCGACGCCCTCGAGTCGTTCAAACGCCCACGTCAGTACGTGTTCAAAGAAGCGCTGCCGAAAACGAGCAGCGACAAGATCGATCGGCGGGCGTTGCTCGAGTCGACGACGGAGTAG